The sequence below is a genomic window from Brachyhypopomus gauderio isolate BG-103 chromosome 5, BGAUD_0.2, whole genome shotgun sequence.
ATTGTAGTCTTTTTTTACAGTTAACTATGCTTATAGTAGAGCATGATGAAGGTTACCTTTGTGTTCTACGAGTAGTGACAGAACCACTTTCCCTCTTAGATCTATTGTCCCATTGTCAAGACTCCTGGGATATTACTAGAGCTGAAATGGACAAATGAAGGCCATGTGCTCCAGTGATGAGAGAAAACTTCATGCCAAATCTGATGGAAACCTGTAAAGGCCCCAGAGACAAGGGAGGATAACACTATGCCCCTGTCCCTAAGGACAAAACTAGCAGATGTAAACAAAGATCAGGGGAGCACAACCCAGAAACATGTCTTCTGCACTTACAGAGGTTTTGTAAATGTGCTGTCATCCACAGAACAGCAGTAGCAGTGACTGTTAACACTGAATGAAGAACAGGTGCAGCTCTCATTTGTTCCTGTTCACTGTGGCTTGCCACCTCATTACATGAGTTCTGCTACATGCAGGCACAGTTCCACTGAAGTGGAATGCCTCAAATGCTCCCAGCAGTATGCATTTTTACACAGATGGGTAGAGAGGCTGTGCTGCCTGTCACGTTGCAGATGAACCTCAGCATTAACCAGGTCAGTCTCATGACCTCAATATCAGTCCCAACGAAAGTTCAAGGACTTAGACTGGGTATGGATGGACCTGGACCTTTACAAACAATACGGGCTTTTCAGAGAACAGGAACAGCCTAAAAGGGGAGACTTCACTGCAGGAGGCAACCTAATATCAACCTAATATCAAATTCAATTAAATGGCTCCTGTATACATCACAAAACACACTCCCAATAAATTTGCATCAGGTCCATTGTGAAAAATCTGTCTTAAAAACAGAAGTCCACCAGAACTACTACATATCAAATCAAAGTAGAGACAGTCATGACAAATTGCCAGAGAGCGAGGGATGACCTTGAAGTGACAGTAAAATAAAAGCTATTTTCTCAGAAAGTGCTTGCATTGGACAAGCCACTGCAAAGAGAGCGGACTGTTTATATTCACTACACACTCACAGATGCTAGATGCTGTTATGGCCCCCGTTATCTGAGAGGCCTCTGTGGTTCAAGCTGATGTATCAACACCAAAATAGAAGATGAACTGGAAAAATGTAGTGCTTCTAATGTGGACACCTCCTTGGGCCTCCACTGTGAAGAGATGGAAAAAGCAGTGATATTTAGAGATTTAGTTGTAAGAATGTCAAAACAGAAATGTGGCTGCTTTAAGTGTATTTAGTTCAACAATCCCCTCCATGTAATTTGCTGTTACTCTGTATTTTTGCATCTTGCTTCTGTATTGTAACATACAATTACTGTAGAGAGCATATACAGCTATCTGAGTCTTTGTGAACTCTGCTGAATTTATTAGCTTTGGTGACCCTTAATACCCTTGGGAAATTACCAGGCATAATAACAGAGGGAGGTAGACACTTTGAATTATAGCTTTTCTCTGttaatgtgtttgtgtaaatgAGTGTACTGTTACTAGATCATACACAGGAGAAATGCACCTTTGAGTAAAAATCACCATAAAAGAGTTGTATAATATTGTTAAAGCAGATGATTAATTATACTTAATAGTAAATAGGAATTTAACTGCTGTGTTTTTTAACTGCTTTATAATTTGGGCAATAGTACCAGTATTTTATTTCATGTTGTTCACATCTATCAGACAACTGATCACAAATAAGCAAGCCCATAGTCTATAGACAAAAAAACCCCATAACTTCAAACTCCATAACGGTTGGTCTGTAAATCCATGATGATCAGCTGTATTTTCCTAACAGGTGGCCTGTCAGGTTGCTGTAGCCATGACCAGAGTGAGCCAGACATGAAACATGATGTCTGAGCTCATCTGAAGCTGcccaccctcccccacccctgaGGGAGGACAAGAAGATGTGTGTCACTAACCATCAGTCCTTCAACATCCTGGCCATCATATTGCTCCTGCTTTCGACATCAGGTAAGAGCCCTATAGCTGAAGGGTTGACTATACAAGAACTGGGAAATCCTTATAGTATGGATACATGTTTACTTTTACATGTTTTAtccatttttgttattatttgttttatgtCTAATGTTCTATTCTTATGTACAGTATTTTGTTTCGGCTGCTGTtcttaaagtgctctataaataaagtttatgTTGGATTGGGATGTGGCTTCTTGTAGCGAACCCAAATCCTAGCCTAAATTCTATGCCACATGATATCATGGTTTTGGCTGCAAACATTTTTTAGTCAGCAACTCACTGCAATGTCTTACTGATAAGTTTAATAACTACCGATTAGAATTCAATTTCAATTTTTAAGTTCAATTTTAgtataattattatttcataaaCATGTCCCCTGTGTTTTGCTTCATTTGTAGGACATGAGATGATAAAAATTTAATCCGACTAGACTGATTCACAAAATCAGAGAGCATGGATAAAGCCTAATCAAACCACAATTCCTGTTTGATTTTTAGAAGAAATAACTTGGTTTAAAAACACTTGGCTGGACTTGAAGTCAGAGAAATACACTGAATATATGATACGACCAGTGTAGAGAAAACTGACTATGCTGTAGATTATGCAGTGATCAGGTCCTCCTATTTTGAAGAATGTTAAGCCTCGATTTATTAATAATGTGCcgcaaaaaatattttaaatgaaccACATTTGTATCAAAATATGTAAACAAAATGACAAATCCACATAATTTATCTCATTAAAGAAGGTGTTCCTTGTTTATTTGAAGAGGCAGAAATAGCAGCTCTCATTTTTCGGCTTCTTGTTTGCCAAAAGTCGAAACAAACCACTGTGGAGCTACTGAACCTCCCATCATGACCCCTCTGTTATTCTCTGCCGATTTTCTTTTGAGGCATCTCAAATAGAGCACATCAAAGACAGCATCTGTTGCTTCACTTTCATCTGAGTGGTAATGACTTGAGATTTTCCTCCTTTCTGAACTGGCGCCTCTCAGCTAATTGAACCAAAGAAATAGAGTTGACACATTTATCTATGTTTGGACTATTCAAAAAGGGTTCAACCTCAGTCGTGTGTTGGAGGTTACACTTTGGTCAGACATAAAAGGGCTAAATAGTAAACCTAGAACCTAGAGCAGCATGCTAATTACACTGTCAGGCAATTCTCAAAGCACAATTTAAATGTGATTGGACCCTCCCAGTACACATTTCTTCAGGGGAACCCTAGGCCCTAAAGGAACTTTCTGAGCATTCCACCTTAATATTGGATTAACAATGAATGATTTTGGATAGAGTTTGGATGATTTTGCCCAGAACTGTCCTAGAGTAGCTAGAGTTAAATTACTCCAGAAGTGACAAATtagtatatttgtatatgtgaTGATGGGTGCAgggagaaggacgaggcactGAGTCCAGTCTTCCTTGCACACACGACACACATTATTTATAcaaaagcgcagacagcgcaggAATACCATTCACAGTCAGTCACATAAaagactctgacaaagacgagtGGAACattgcgcgaatgcacattaaatagacaaccCACATAAGCCCCaggtgatcacgagacgagccacaggtgagaccaatgaacaggctcagacacaaccacacccatgaagatccacagatgcagacgactaaacgtagacaacataaacacacacccaaaggggaggggtcaggggctgtaccgtgacagtatATAGTGGTCATTTAATCCATATTTGTATCTAGTGACTTTATAGTGAGAGTATTCACTTTTCCAGTTTATCAAGTCTTTTTAGATTTGACCATAATTCTCTTCAGTAAATTTAGAAAATGCttagaaaatgttaaaatgatctaaTAATAAGTCgtacttattttttatttgttgcAATTGTGTTCCACCTCCTGCAGCTCTTTCTGCCCATTTTCGGGTGTGTGAGCCCTACACTGACCACAAAGGGCGCTACCACTTTGGATTCCATTGCCCTCGTCTCTCTGACAACAAGACCTACATGTTCTGCTGTCACCACAACAACACTGCCTTCAAATACTGCTGCAATGATACAGAGTTTCAAACAATCATGCAGGTCAACCTTACAACCACTCTGGATGGTTACGGACACAAGTAAGTAATTTCATCTGAGAAGTAGATCACTCGTGTTAAAGATCTtggtaaatgtatttattatggTGATAGAttatgtgtgtggttctgttgtgtgtatttataaatTTATTTCTAAAAAAATCTATATTATTACAGGTCAATGTATTataatgttatttttatatGTTTTTGATTTTACTTATAACTGGATCACAGCCAATTATTCTATATTCAGCCTTAATTTTGACAGGACACAAGCTAACACATCTACTAGTCCATTACATATTTTCCAGCTGATGGCTGGACCCACAGTGTTATGTTAACACCTTCCTTCCTATTAAGAAAGAGCAAATAGCCACCCAGACATATGTAAGCCACAGATGGATGGAGGTCCTGGTTTGACTATTTTAACCTGCTCCAACAAATTGGAATGCATATGTTGTAGATTGTGGGATTATTAGCATGACTCCAATCAAATGCATCCTACACAGTGCAGATAgcaaaatgtgataaaaagctaaatCTGGACCTCATGTGAATAGGACATTTTATACTAATCCTAGAGTAGCATCTCTATATAAcattttggatttaaatgaggCTGAGCTTGACAGCAAGTGCATTACACAGTGTTTTCATAAAAATGCATCCATGAAAATAATTACATGGAAAACATTTTCTAATTGCACTTGTAATTAAACTACTGTTTAAACATCATATTTGGACTGTACCTTTCCTCTGTAAATCACTGAATAAAAATGTCAGCCAAGTCAATAAACAGAAATGTCCTTTACACAGATTACCCCGTGTCAAGTCCCCCTTGTACTTGCATTTGAAAAAGATTTGAAAACAGTGGTCTACtttcagtacatacacacacagacacaaaaaacaaaaacataaattGACCAGACCAGATTCCACCAGGACAGAATCACGTTGCTGCTTTGTCTCATAATAGAAATGCTTTGGTGGCCTCTTGCTCAGTACGGGTCCATCACTAATGGTCACACCAGGCTGTACTCACTTACACTGCTCAAGTGTTTTGTGTGAAGAAGGACAACCTGGTGAGAAGCCATTTCATTCACATTTGTGGTCAGCAGGACATGACCAGTGATATTTGTCACTGCCTTCAGGTTAAAATGCCTGCAGAGCTGTTCACAACAACTCTGCAGTGGAGAAATGGGACTCAAAGTTACCACATAATAATGGACAAACCAAACTTTGAGTTAAAAAGAGCTGTTTCTCCTTGAATCTTTTACTAGCCTAGTAGAGTCCATATTAGAACTGACGAGCTTCTGTTTAACTCTGAGTGCTGATAAAGGTAGTGGCCTGTTGTCTTTGCCTTATATCTCAGCTGGCCAATTCCCTTCTACGCCTAATGCATGTGGAATCTAAATATTGCTCACTTTCTTGCTATTTTCTACTTTGCTGGTACAGTAATTGGAATAGGGTGACTAGATTTGTGTTTCTGAAAAAGAGGACACCTTTTACAAACTTATTTTTCTAGCAGCGTGTGTTTTCGATTGTTGGGGGGGTTTagcatcgttgacggggggaagggggggtgggggggggtggatggggGAGGGCTTCAGCGTGtatcaaaccctagacgtcggattggctaccatgtatgtcaatcaaaatacaaccgtcaatgcagatggacgatagcctgtcattcctccactactttttaatgtcatgcgatctacccacacttcattcgcaaaatcccggacgattttgaaattccccccAGACATTtatttaggtctcaaaagtaggacatgtccggggaaaagaggacgtctggtcaccctaaaTTGGAAGTCATCAGTATCCAACTTTTCAGCTTTCACAGCTGTATGACTTAGAGATTCATAAGCACTAATTGCTCCTCCATGCAGGTTTTGATAGTATTCGTTTCTAATCCAAACCAAACCAAGAAGGAATAGTAACTTTCTCAGTTTGAACAAAGACAAGCTAAAACCTTGCAGAGAGATCCTAAATCTCTGGTATCTACTGTACAATATAAGGAAGGGTTGCTAAGCTTACTACATTGTTAGAATTGTGTCATACTTAATCATTTGTTTACACCTGAACTTTATTCCAGGTCTCTCACCaaattatctatatatttttgGCATCATTGGTATCATTATTGATACTAAAAAACATGTATACCCTTATTAGCTCCCAAATTGATCTGTCATTCCATCTTCATTCCTGACATAATGCTGAACAGTCCTTAATTAGTTCATGCAACACGCTGCAGCTTGGGTGCTCACACACAGTAAGAAAACTGCATATCACCCTGTTCCTTATCAGCTACACTGGTTTTCAGTCTATTCTTGCATGAGGTTCAGACTTACTGCTTACTGCATCTAAAGCCCACACTTATCTCACCCCCACTTATCTCACCGAGCTCCAGCATTATTCCAGCACCCATCATACCCTCAGGTCCTCTGGCAGCAGACAGGCTGTTtgcaggaccacacacacacaccacacacacacacaccacactctttTCAGGTTGTTCAGTGCTCAAGCCCCCAAAAACTGCCGTTCACTGCCCCAACCGCTGCTGTTACATTTCTGCAGAACACAGCTGAAGATCTTTCTCCTTATTCTTTATTCAGCACTactcttctccatctctctgaagCATAGGCTTTTATCTTTGATCAGTTGCAAAGTAACCTTTGGTTTAAATAAAGGCatgtagattaataaaatatTATAATAAACTGTTAAATTCAGATGTCTGCTGTTCACCTTAGCAGAAATTGGCAAAAAGATCATTGTAACAAAGATAAAGCTTAAAAGAACAAGGCTCCATCTCCCAAATTCATCTTAGGGTTCAGCTCATCATACATGAGAGTTTTTGTGTAATGTTTTTCAAGGAACATCTTTGATTTATGATGCTTTTGGGGAATCCTGCACAGACCATTTTAAGCACTGCAAAGCCTTCATGTTTCTAGGGGATTTTTAAAATAGCCAGTTTTTAAATGTCCACCCAGTCTAAATAAAAACAGCAATTATTCCCAGCTAATTTAACAAAATAAGTATATAAAAGATCTAATACCATGAGCCTAAACAGCAGACACTTTACAATGTAACACAATTTCACTTTGTGCCTCTGTTGAGTAACCAAGACAAAATTACCCTGAGCTGGATTCTTTCACATTTACATCTATTTTTTCTTAACGGTAACCCTATCTTTAGATTGTACCTTTGCACTGACTATAACACTATAAAAACTTTTGTTGAATGAGGTTTAAATAAGTGAACCTTTAAAAACCTTAAAAATTTAAGCAAGCATCATTGTCATTGTGAACTTTGACCATCTAACAGCTTTGGCGCCATAAAACGAAAATGGTCAAATTTATGCTGtatccttttcctgtgttttcTCACAGTAACTACACGGCTCTTGTTGGGGTGTGGATCTACGGATTTTTCGTCATGGTGCTACTGGCACTGGACTTCCTCTACTACTCAGCCATGAACTACGAGGTGTGCCGAGTGTACCTGGAGAAGTGGGGGCTCGGGGGCCGCTGGCTGAAACAAGCTCGGAGTCAGTGGCACCGGGCAGAGCTAGAGGAGAGCCAGGGGCAGCTTCATCAGCCTGGAGGTCCAACAGCACTGTCACACTGCCCACAGCAGCACTGTCACAGCCAGCCCAGACACAGCCTAAAGGCAGAGACCCAGAGTCCAACACATACCGCATACAACACGTCAGTTGCCTGGTGAGTTGAAGCACACAATACTTTTGTTGAGCACTAACATTTATTTGAAATGCTTGTTTACATCAGATACAGTATATTCTTTAATTATTATAAAtcttttttatgatttctctACCCATTTTTAATTTCTTACACTTACTTactcttacacacatacatatatgtataaaaaATACAGCATTATGATGATTTTTCACAGTAAGGATCTGACCCCTCATTATAAATGTTCTATTTTCATTACTAAGTACTATATGCATAGGTTACTAAGATGATAGAACTAGGGTGTACTGAAGGATTATTTAAGATTGGTTCTTCATGCTAAGGTTTCCTTAAATATGACATATAtggattcattcattcattatccAAACCACTTAAGCCCACTAGTCGAGGTCACGGGGGGCAATGGGCAGGTTGCCAGTCCAACatatggccaacacacacgctcacacctacgggcaatttagagcgATCAATCACCCTACtatgcatgtctttggactgtgggaggaaaccagagtacccagagaaaacccacacaagcacagggagaacatgcaaactccacacagagcagcccagaccaagAATCGAACCCAAactgccttgctgtgaggcgacagtgctaaccaccacaccaccatggcACCTACATATATCAACTGATGTTTTATTCTGTTTCTCAAAATGTactaaaaagaaagaaatcttGCACTGTCAATCAACTGAAGTTCAGTAGCTTAAAGCCAGTTTTTCCAGTGCCTGGACGTGATTTATTTTATGCAACACAAAGGTTTTCTCTAAATTTCACTGAAAATATATTAAAGGTGCAGAATGACTTTGGGCTGTTCAGCACAAACACATTATTAATTAAAGTCTTATTATAGAGATAGCATCTCTGTCTCTGACCTTTGGCCAGGCCAACTTTGAGCACTTCAGGCCTTTGCTTGCCTGTCTTCCTGCTCCAGTCTGTAATAAATGAATATGAGGAAGTCTTTGACAAACAGTCCTATGAGCTGCACACATTCATACTGAAAGC
It includes:
- the LOC143515070 gene encoding protein shisa-like-1a isoform X1, encoding MCVTNHQSFNILAIILLLLSTSALSAHFRVCEPYTDHKGRYHFGFHCPRLSDNKTYMFCCHHNNTAFKYCCNDTEFQTIMQVNLTTTLDGYGHNNYTALVGVWIYGFFVMVLLALDFLYYSAMNYEVCRVYLEKWGLGGRWLKQARSQWHRAELEESQGQLHQPGGPTALSHCPQQHCHSQPRHSLKAETQSPTHTAYNTSVAWGNTQTALLCMGDHSHHQHAVHGPLSFPLCYLLSELTRHSFLK
- the LOC143515070 gene encoding protein shisa-like-1a isoform X3, coding for MCVTNHQSFNILAIILLLLSTSALSAHFRVCEPYTDHKGRYHFGFHCPRLSDNKTYMFCCHHNNTAFKYCCNDTEFQTIMQVNLTTTLDGYGHNNYTALVGVWIYGFFVMVLLALDFLYYSAMNYEVCRVYLEKWGLGGRWLKQARSQWHRAELEESQGQLHQPGGPTALSHCPQQHCHSQPRHSLKAETQSPTHTAYNTSVA
- the LOC143515070 gene encoding protein shisa-like-1a isoform X2, whose protein sequence is MCVTNHQSFNILAIILLLLSTSALSAHFRVCEPYTDHKGRYHFGFHCPRLSDNKTYMFCCHHNNTAFKYCCNDTEFQTIMQVNLTTTLDGYGHNNYTALVGVWIYGFFVMVLLALDFLYYSAMNYEVCRVYLEKWGLGGRWLKQARSQWHRAELEESQGQLHQPGGPTALSHCPQQHCHSQPRHSLKAETQSPTHTAYNTSVAWTSREHIRREIGGRCGS